One part of the Solanum dulcamara chromosome 3, daSolDulc1.2, whole genome shotgun sequence genome encodes these proteins:
- the LOC129883153 gene encoding COP1-interacting protein 7: MKSSTRLDSVVFQLTPTRTRCDLFIIANDKKEKIASGLLTPFLAHLRTAQDQIAKGGYSILLEPDAHVDVSWFTKGTVERFVRFVSNPEILERVYTVESEILQIEEAIALQGNNDSGQGTVEYKEAKLSGNFAGTKSTAEVNEEKAIVLYKPGEHQPQTDSQEENSRVQFLKVLETRKSVLQKEQGMAFARAVAAGFDIDRMTQMVSFSESFGASRLRDACVRFMELWKKKHENGQWVEIEAAEAMENQLDIAATNASGILLSNIANKQFDSNSEMASENYVKSSTDGNSGERPPVDQQSPNGQQQYQFLHPMFPHWPMHSPPSALPAFQGYPMQGVPYYPAYPGNGHLYQPPYPGMEDSRTSVTPQSRQKRQSSDRRESNSDSEEDEEMDNEGSYSQRKKSGRSRKNQSGKVVIRNINYITSKAKNSSDSESEAASGSENDADSEDLEGSSHNLVKKETSRSSKSRRSRTEAILYDDGTVCEKEADGGHWLAFQNCLLKGNEEENHADKDGMFAMEKDARRRPKNAITNDPLAIGAQDDIEMKDRLSDMHTVGAKMSRISRGSNGEVLLSSRGYDNGQGLGDQMDMHFTEKNGRKVMRRTANDEFMLNGRDNHSGPRNSLDPLAVNAYEHTNKLDKASSHDMTDESFVVPFRSMSLNNGPEGRTAINMDSELPSAHQKSENSSAGIMSYEPNDFSLIAERGTEKRLGVYDPALDYEMQVCIESSSSKDKRKNGVSNDVKEGAKKSEKDRRSKATVDTSDKKRSGGPIRKGKMSKSSPLDDARARAERIRSFKADIQKMKKEKEEADQKRIEALKLERQKRIASRGGSSAGHSPAPTAQTRKLPAKSSPGTFRGSKFSDSEPGSSSPLQRTKIKTSLGSNDVQKGSKASKSTDGSKLAGNKLSRSASSLSEPKKENNDVTPDSKASMARLRRLSEPKAISSKPGTLRKAQSAELVSKPKPRSAEAVSKTKRSDVPESKKISAIIDLDKKKAATLPELKIRTTKESSDLPQNKPAAEKMNDRPSVASGGIESYKNDLDENIIEKTVVMLEKEKKPALAVPNSSSENLVVEESDNISSVEKTDYASTRDPPSPFEGFIRAPVPSRLQELSNSHETATSYADDTPKFANIGSTVYRAPYARVSSIEDPCTRNLDFVKAPPSSSDMGSTVKEIAKAHAPDIHTVRVDNNPEAAERTQVKESPKGFKRLLRFGKKNHTSAGAESNGASTNSSKQDDSATNASLPSEVFTLKNLISQDETPTAGNVSQKSRLSLLSPFRSKTSEKR; the protein is encoded by the exons ATGAAGTCGAGTACTCGACTTGACTCAGTTGTTTTTCAGCTCACTCCTACTAGAACTAG gtGTGATCTTTTCATTATAGCCAATGACAAGAAAGAGAAAATAGCTTCTGGATTACTTACTCCTTTTCTGGCTCACTTGAGAACTGCTCAGGATCAAATTGCAAAGGGCGGTTACTCCATTTTGCTGGAACCAGATGCTCATGTTGATGTTTCATGGTTTACAAAGGGCACAGTGGAAAG GTTTGTCCGCTTTGTGAGCAATCCGGAGATTCTGGAAAGGGTCTACACCGTTGAATCTGAGATCTTGCAGATTGAGGAAGCAATTGCCCTTCAGGGAAATAATGATAGTGGGCAAGGGACA gTTGAATACAAAGAAGCAAAACTATCAGGCAACTTTGCAG GTACTAAATCTACAGCGGAGGTCAATGAGGAGAAAGCTATTGTCCTTTACAAG CCGGGGGAACATCAACCTCAAACAGATTCGCAGGAAGAaaattcaag AGTACAGTTTCTGAAGGTCCTGGAGACTCGCAAGTCTGTGCTTCAAAAAGAACAAGGAATGGCATTTGCTCGTGCTGTAGCTGCTGGTTTTGATATTGATCGTATGACACAGATGGTATCATTTTCCGAATCTTTTGGTGCCTCACGCTTAAG AGATGCATGTGTAAGATTTATGGAACTGTGGAAGAAAAAGCATGAAAATGGACAATGGGTTGAAATTGAAGCTGCAGAAGCAATGGAAAATCAATTAGACATTGCTGCAACGAATGCATCTGGAATTCTGCTCTCTAATATTGCTAATAAGCAGTTTGATTCCAACAGCGAGATGGCTTCTGAGAATTATGTGAAATCAAGCACAGATGGTAATTCAG GGGAAAGGCCTCCAGTGGATCAACAAAGTCCAAATGGTCAGCAACAATATCAATTTTTGCATCCAATGTTTCCACACTGGCCGATGCATTCTCCTCCCTCTGCCTTACCTGCTTTTCAAGGATATCCCATGCAAGGAGTACCTTACTATCCAGCTTATCCAGGAAATGGACATCTCTATCAACCTCCTTATCCAGGAATGGAAGACTCTCGAACGAGTGTCACTCCACAGAGTAGACAGAAAAGACAGTCTTCGGATAGGAGAGAGAGCAACAGTGATTCAGAGGAGGATGAAGAAATGGACAATGAAGGGTCGTATAGTCAAAGAAAGAAGTCTGGTCGGTCTAGGAAAAATCAATCAGGAAAGGTTGTTATACGTAACATTAATTATATCACTTCTAAAGCAAAGAACTCTAGTGATAGCGAATCAGAAGCAGCTTCTGGTTCGGAAAACGATGCTGATAGTGAAGATCTAGAAGGCAGCAGTCACAATCTGGTGAAGAAAGAAACTTCACGGTCATCAAAATCAAGACGAAGCCGCACTGAAGCAATTTTATATGATGATGGCACTGTTTGTGAGAAGGAAGCTGATGGTGGGCACTGGCTGGCATTTCAAAATTGTTTATTGAAAGgtaatgaagaagaaaatcatGCTGACAAAGATGGCATGTTCGCAATGGAGAAAGATGCAAGGAGGAGACCAAAAAATGCCATTACCAATGATCCTTTGGCTATTGGTGCCCAAGACGACATTGAAATGAAGGATAGGTTGAGTGATATGCATACAGTTGGTGCGAAGATGTCTCGCATATCCAGGGGTTCTAATGGTGAAGTTCTACTTTCTAGCAGAGGATATGACAATGGCCAAGGACTTGGTGACCAGATGGACATGCACTTCACTGAGAAAAATGGGAGAAAAGTCATGCGTAGAACTgcaaatgatgaatttatgtTAAATGGTCGAGATAATCATTCAGGGCCGAGAAATTCATTAGATCCTCTTGCTGTAAATGCATATGAGCATACTAATAAGCTAGACAAAGCTTCCTCACATGATATGACTGATGAGTCTTTTGTAGTACCTTTTAGGTCAATGTCGTTGAATAATGGACCAGAAGGTAGAACTGCCATTAACATGGACTCTGAGCTTCCATCGGCGCATCAAAAATCAGAAAACAGCTCTGCTGGAATTATGAGCTACGAGCCTAATGATTTTAGCTTGATAGCTGAGCGTGGAACAGAAAAAAGGTTGGGTGTCTATGACCCTGCTTTGGACTATGAAATGCAAGTTTGCATTGAAAGTTCTTCTTCAAAGGATAAAAGAAAGAATGGAGTCTCCAATGATGTTAAGGAAGGTGCTAAAAAATCAGAGAAAGATCGCAGGTCAAAAGCTACTGTTGATACTTCGGACAAGAAAAGGAGTGGAGGACcaataagaaaaggaaaaatgtcAAAGTCAAGTCCTTTGGATGATGCACGAGCACGCGCTGAGAGGATAAGATCCTTCAAAGCTGATATCCAGaagatgaaaaaagaaaag GAAGAGGCAGACCAAAAGCGCATTGAAGCATTAAAACTGGAAAGGCAAAAGAGAATTGCATCCAGAGGTGGCTCCAGTGCTGGTCACTCTCCAGCACCAACAGCCCAAACAAGAAAATTGCCAGCAAAAAGCTCTCCTGGCACCTTCAGGGGATCTAAGTTCAGTGACTCAGAGCCTGGATCCTCGTCACCATTGCAAAGAACCAAAATAAAGACTTCGTTGGGGTCAAATGATGTGCAAAAGGGCTCTAAAGCCAGCAAATCAACTGATGGAAGCAAATTGGCAGGTAACAAATTGAGTAGATCAGCGTCCTCCTTGTCtgaaccaaaaaaagaaaacaatgatGTTACACCTGATTCAAAGGCATCCATGGCACGACTAAGAAGATTATCAGAGCCCAAAGCAATCAGCAGCAAGCCTGGTACTTTACGGAAGGCACAAAGTGCTGAGCTCGTATCAAAGCCCAAGCCTCGGAGTGCTGAAGCAGTGTCTAAGACAAAGCGTTCTGATGTACCAGAGAGCAAGAAAATATCTGCCATCATAGACCTTGACAAAAAGAAGGCTGCAACTCTTCCTGAGCTGAAAATTAGAACCACCAAAGAGTCGTCAGATTTACCACAAAACAAACCAGCTGCGGAGAAGATGAATGACAGACCTTCTGTAGCATCCGGAGGCATTGAATCATACAAGAATGATCTAGATGAAAACATTATTGAGAAAACTGTTGTTATGcttgagaaggagaagaagccCGCTTTGGCTGTTCCTAATTCATCATCAGAGAACTTGGTTGTGGAAGAATCTGACAACATTAGCAGTGTTGAGAAAACTGACTACGCCTCTACACGTGACCCACCGTCACCCTTTGAAGGATTTATCAGAGCTCCTGTTCCTAGCCGACTGCAAGAGCTGTCGAATTCCCATGAG ACAGCGACAAGTTATGCAGATGACACACCCAAGTTTGCAAATATCGGAAGTACTGTTTATCGTGCTCCGTATGCTCGTGTCTCATCTATAGAGGACCCTTGTACCAGAAACTTGGATTTTGTCAAAGCACCCCCGTCGAGCTCAGACATGGGATCAACAGTTAAAGAAATTGCCAAAGCTCATGCACCTGATATTCACACTGTTAGAGTAGATAACAATCCAGAAGCTGCAGAAAGGACTCAAGTGAAGGAATCACCAAAAGGTTTTAAACGCCTcctgaggtttggaaagaagaaCCACACCTCTGCAGGAGCAGAATCAAATGGTGCAAGCACGAATAGCAGCAAGCAGGATGACAGTGCCACAAATGCTTCCTTGCCTAGTGAAG TTTTCACTTTGAAGAATTTGATCTCCCAAGATGAAACCCCTACAGCTGGCAATGTTTCTCAGAAGT CTCGCCTCTCTTTGTTGTCTCCCTTCCGAAGCAAGACTAGTGAAAAAAGGTGA